CTGGAGCGGGTGCGCGCCGACTTCGACGACGGCGTCGAGCTGGGCATCCAGGGCACCCCGACCATCTTCGTCAACGGCCGCCAGACCGAATCGATGCCCAGCTACGAGGCGCTGTCGTCGATGATCGACACGGAGCTGGGGGCGTGACCACCGCAGCCCCGGTCCAGGAGGCGCCCGGCACAGCGCCGGGCGCCGGGACCGGTGTCATCAGCCGCGCCCTGCCCTGGCTGCTGGCCATCGGCGGCGCCATCGGGTTCATCGCCGCCGCAGCACTGCTGGTCGAGAAGATCCGCGTCCTGGGCGACCCCGACCACGTGCCCTCGTGCAGCATCAACCCGGTGCTGTCCTGCGGCACCGTGATGGACACCCCGCAGGCCGCGGCCTTCGGGATCCCCAACCCGCTGATCGGCGTCGCCGGCTTCGCCATCGTGATCACCATCGGCATGGCGCTGCTCGCCGGGGCGCGCTTCGACCGCTGGTTCTGGCTCGGGCTGCAGGCCGGCACCGTCTTCGGGGTCGGCTTCGTGCACTGGCTGATCTTCCAGAGCCTGTACCGGATCAGCGCGCTGTGCCCCTACTGCATGGTCGTGTGGGCGGTGACCATCCCGATCTTCTGGTACGTCACCCTGCACAACCTGCGCACCGGCCACGTCCCCCTACCGGCCGGCCTGCACCGGCCGGTCGATGCGCTCGCCCGCAACCACACCGTGGTGCTCACCGTGTGGGCCCTGGTGATCGTCGCGGCCATCGCCCAGGCGTTCTGGACCTATTGGATGACGCTGCTGTAAGTAGCGGCCACTCCGGGCACCGCCTACGCCCCGCACGCACGCCGATCGCCACCGGCTGACCGGCGGCGGGATAGATCGGCATGCGCGAGCGCTGCGCGGATTGAGGGACACCGGCGGTGCGCGTCAGCCGCCCGATCGCCAAGGTGGGCGCGCACCCGGCGTTCACCCTGTCGCTGTTCATCTTCAGCCTCTACGGCATCTACTTCACTCCGACCTTCGACGCCCTCATGAGCAGCGTGTGGGGGCATTACCTCATGCTGATGCACTTCCTCATCACCGGGATCATCTTCTTCGGGCCGGTGCTGATGGTGGATCCGTGGCCCGGGACGAAGAACCACCTGCTGCGGATCATGCTCATGATGGCCGGACTGCCCTTCCACGCCTTCTTCGCGATCGCGGTGATGATGGCCCCGTCCCCCATCGTGGAGTTCTTCGCCTCCCCACCCCCTTCGTGGAACGTGGACGTCATCGACGATCAGCTCTGGGCGGGCGGCCTCACCTGGGTGTTCGGCGACGTCCCCACCATCGTGGTGATGATCGCGCTCGCCGTGCTGTGGATGCGCTCCGATGACCGGCTCGCCCGCCGCACCGACCGCCAGGCCGAACGCGATGGCGACGCCGAACTCAACGCCTACAACGCCTACCTGCAGCGACTGGCCGACCGCGAGACCGCGACGCAGGGAGTCGGCGGCCGTTCCGCCTCGCTCGCCGGGGAGCGCTGACGGTCAGCCGAAGTAGACGGCCACGGCGGCGAAGACCACGAAGCCGACGGTGAGGTAGAAGCTGTCCAGGCGGCTCTGCTCGGCCTCGTGGGCTTCGGGGATCATCTCCTCGATCACCACGCTGAGCAGCGCGCCTCCGGTGAAGGCCAGCACCGACAGGGTCACCACCTCCGGTGCGCCGCGCAGCGCGAGATAGCCCAGTGCCGCGCCGAGCAGGATCGGCACCGCGAAGCCGACGCCCGCCAGCACCCGCCACCTCAATGCCACACCGGCGCGGCGAAACGCCGCCTGGGCCGCGAACCCCTCAGGCAGGTCGGCGGGCGCCTGCCCCACGGCCAGCAGCAGCCCCAGGCCGGGGTTGATGGTGCTTCCGGTGCCGATCATGACCCCGTGCTGAACAGATCCAGCGCGACACCGAAATAGATGCCCAGAGAACCGCCGCCTCCGCGGCTCGGGGAACGGGCCTGCAAGAAGCCGGACAAGGCGTCCACCCCGAGGAACAGCCCTCCGCCGACGATGAACGCGACCAGCGGAACCCAGGCGGGATCGGCCTCCAGGGCACGGGGCATCAGCTCCAGGCCGATGACCGCGATGACGATGCCGACGGCCAGATGGAGTACGGCGCTGAAGACCCGCTCCGACAGCGAGACCACCTCGGCGACGAGCCCGCCCAGCATGTTGGCCGCCGCGGGTATGAGCGCCAGCAGCACAACGAGCAGCAAATCCTCCATGCGGGCCCCTCTGCCCTTCCCCTCCCCTCGCCGAACACCGGCGAGCAAAGGAGCAGAAGCCGACCGGTAGGCCGACTCAGCGCTGCGCCCGCCAATGGGATTCCGCCGTTGTTGAGCCGTGGACGGCCTTCCGCGGCAGCGCTCACAGGCGGAAATCCCGAGGTCGGCACCGGCCGCACCACGGATGGTCGACTACCATCCGTCACTGAATGGTGACACAGTTCACTCCATTTGTGACCGCAATGCCGACGCAACCATGTCGTTACTTTAAGTAGTCTCCGTTGCGTGCGCGTGGGAATGGCGACGATCGTGGAGCGGCAGGGGCCGTGGCCTCTGCTGCTGGCACTCGTTGTCGTCGCGCACGTGCTGTGCTCGGCCGGGCATGCGACCGATTCGGTGGAGGTGCCGTCGGTTTCTCCGATGGTCCACGCGGCGGCCGAGCAGTCGGGCACGGAGACCGCTTCCACCTCCGCGGCTCCTCACACGCACTCCGTGGGTGAGCACCACTCCCATGACAGCACGGCGGGTTCCACCGCCGATCAGCGCGGTTCCACCGCGAAGCTGTGGCTGCTGCTGTTCGACACGGGTATGGCATCCACCGCCGCGCTATGGTGCCCGCCGCCGCGCGGCCACCGCCGACGGCCGGGCGGCGGGCGACGGATCCGGCGGCGAAACGCCGCCCGGCTCCTGCTCTCACTCTGCATCTGGCGGGTCTAGAAAGACCTCCTTCTGTTCCGGCCCGGTCACGCAGGCCCGAACAGAACCGCATCCGTCCTTCACCGTCTTCGCGCCGCGGTCCCTGACCGGGCGCGGGCACGGCGGGCCGCAGCGCCTCGAGGCGCGCGTCCCGATGGTTCACGTATCGCGTTGCGATACGGCGAGTGGGAGAGACCCGTGCAGACCGACACCCTGGGCGAAGCCACGCCCGAAACCAGTCCCGGCCGACTCCTGGCCACCCCTACGGCGATGGCCCAGCACACACCCGCCGGCGTCGTCGGCAACACGCCACTGCTGTGGATCGGAGAACCGTTCTGCGGCGCCGGACAGGGGTTCTGGGCCAAGCTCGAAGGCCACAATCCCGGCGGCGTCAAGGACCGGCCCGCGCTGTACATGGTTGAACGCGCCCGCCAACGCGGGCAGCTCGCGCAGAAGGCGATGATCGTGGAGTCCACCAGCGGCACCCTCGGCCTGGGGCTGGCCCTGGCCGGCATCACCTACGGGCATCCGGTGGCGCTGGTCACCGACCCGGGAATGGAGCCGCTGATGCAGCGGCTGCTCACCGCCTACGGCGCGACCGTGCACACCGTCACCGAGCCCCACCTCAGCGGCGGGTGGCAGCAGGCCCGCCGGGACCGGGTACGGGAGCTCCTCGCGGACGAGCCCGGCTCCTACTGCCCCGACCAGTACAACAACCCCGACAACGTCGGGGCCTACACCTCGCTCGCCCACGAGCTCATCGCGCAGATGGGCCGGATCGACACCCTGGTGACCAGCGTGGGGACCGGCGGCCATTCGGCCGGCATCTCCCGGGCGCTGCGCCGGTTCTTCCCCGATCTCACGGTGGTGGGCGTCGACACGGTCGGCTCCACCATCTTCGGCCAGCCCGCCGCAGCGCGGCTGATGCGCGGCCTCGGCAGCAGCATCCACCCCCGCAACGTCGACTACGCAGCCTTCAACGAGGTCCACTGGGTGGACGCCGCCCAGGCCGTGCAGGCCGCCCGCACCCTGGCGGCCTCCCACTACGCCAGCGGAGGATGGAGCGTCGGCGCGGTCGCCACGGTGGCCCGCTGGCTCGCACGCACCCGTCCGGCGACCGAGCGCATCGCCGCGGTCTTCCCCGACGGGCCCCAGCGGCTACTTCGACACCGTCTTCAACGACGACTACTGCGCCGCACACGGCCTGCTCGACCGGCCGGTTCTCAACGAGCCCGACGAGATCGCCCATCCGCGCGAGCGCACCGTGACCCGCTGGACCCGCTGCACCGAAGTCGCCGATCCGCGCCGGCACGGCACCGCTGCGGCCACGGCACTGGAGGGACGGCGATGATCGAGACATGGAGGCGCCTGCGCGGCTTCGACCTCAGCGTGAAGCTGCTGATGGTCAACCAGCTGACCATCAACACCGGCTTCTACATGCTCATGCCCTACCTCGCTTTCCACCTCACCGACAGCGTGGGCATGGCCGTGTGGGCCGTCGGACTCGTCCTGGGAATGCGCAATCTGAGCCAGCAGGGCATGTTCCTCGTCGGCGGCAGCATCGCCGACCGGCTCGGCTACAAGCCGGCGATCCTGGCCGGCTGCGCCCTGCGCACCGTGGGCTTCGCCGCGCTGGGCTTCGCCGACTCCCTGCTGGTGCTCCTGCTGGCCTCGGCCGCGACCGGCTTCGCCGGGGCGCTGTTCAACCCGGCCGTGCGCGCCTATCTGGCCCAGGACGCCGGCGACCGGCGCGTCGACGCCTTCGCCCTGTTCAACGTCTTCTACCAGACCGGCATCCTCATCGGACCGCTGATCGGCATGGCGCTGATCGCCGTGGACTTCTCGGTGGTGGCAAGCGTCGCCGCGGCGCTGTTCCTGGCCCTGACCGTGCTGCAGGCCCGGGCGCTGCCCGCCCGGCGCGCCCCGGCCGTCCAGCAGCGCGCAGGCGTCCTCGGCGTGCTGGCGGATTGGCGCACCGTGGTGGCCAACCGCGGCTTCGTCGTCTTCACCATCGCCATGGCCGGGTCCTACGTCCTGAACTTCCAGGTGTATCTGGCGATCCCGTTGGCGGTCCAGGACTCCGTCGCAACGGCGGGCCTGGGTTCGGACAGCGGCAACGTGACGGTCGCGGCCCTGTTCGGGGTCTCGGCCCTGGTGGCGATCGTCGGCCAGGTCCGCGTCACCGACTGGGCGAAGCGCCGCTGGGACGCCGCGCAGGCGCTCCCGCGCGGCCTCACCGTCATGGCCCTGGCCTTCCTGCCGATCCTCGCGACGCCGCCCGTCGCCGGGGCCGTGCGCGATTCAACGGCGCCGCCCCTGGCCGTCGCCGCGCTCGTCGCGGCGCCGGCGATGCTCACCGTCGCCCTGCTCAGCCTCGGCACGGCACTCGTCTACCCCTTCGAGATGGACACGGTGGTCCGGCTGTCCGGGGACCGGCTGGTCGCCACCCATTACGGTCTCTACAACACCGTCTCCGGGATCGGTATCACGCTGGGCAACCTCCTCGTCGGAGCCGGCCTGGAACTCGATCCGCCGATCTCCACCACGGTTCCCTGGTTCGCCCTGGCGGCACTGGGAGCGGTGTGCGCGCTGAGCGTGGGACTGATCGGCCGGGCCGGCGGGATCACGGCCGCGACCCCGCCCACCGAACCCGCCACCTCCCCGGCGAAGTGACGGACGGGGCCGCGGTGCGGACGCCGCACCGCGGCCTCACTCGCGTTCAGCAGGGATGCGAGCGGTTCCGGCGCGAAGAAAGGCGGCCGGGCCGGTGCCGAGTCACCGGTCGGGGATACTGAGGGCCGATGGTGCGGTCGGGATGGGGAGGCGGCGGGAGCATGCGCGTGGCGGTCCGGCCGGGAGTGCGCGCAGCGGCCTTTGCGGCGTGGCTGGTGACCGCCGTCGTGGTCGGCGTCCCCATGCCGGATCTCGCCGTGCTGCGGGACTGGATCACCGCGGCCGGGCCGGTCGCACCTGCGTTGTATCTCGCCGGCTACGTCGCCGCCTCGCTCGTGTTCGTCCCCCGCCCACTGCTGAACGCGGCGGCGGGCGTCGTCTTCACCGCCTGGCTGGGCGTCGCGGCCGCGCTCGCCGGCGGGGTCGCCGCCGCTCTGGTCCAGTTCGGCCTGGCCCGTTTCCTGGCCCGCGACTTCGTCGCGGCGCGGCTGCCGTCCGCGGTCGTCGCGCGCCTCGACCGCCTCACCGATCGGCACGGCCTGCTGGCGGTGATCCAGTTGCGCCTGCTTCCCATCGTGCCCTTCGCCGCGGTCAACCACGGTTTCGGGCTCACCAGGCTGGGAGTTGCGCCCTTCGTGGCGGGGACCGCTCTGGGCAGCCTGCCGGCGACACTCGCCCTGGTCCTGCTCGGTGACACGATCACCGATCCGCTGTCCCCTGGATTCCTGCTCTCCGCCGCGCTCTTCGTCCTGCTCCTGGTCGCGAGCCGGCTGGTCGGGGTAGGCGCACGGCGGGCCGAACGCGCGGAGCGCCTCGCCGCATGACCGCACTCCTCACCGTGTCCACTGGTCCTCGCGGGCAGGATCGGCCGGACCCGGAATCGGGGGCGCGGTGGCCACCACGTCGACTCACCGCGTCCCAGCGCGAGGTCGATGCCCGACGCCGGTAGGGCCGCGTTCACGTCCTGGATCACCCGGAGTCGGGTGAGGCGCAGCGGGACGAGCGCCCACCACCGGCGTGGAGAGCGGGGGCGCCGAGGGTTCCCGGCGCCCCCGTGGTGGGATCAGTGGCCGCTGTGGTCCTGGCCCTCGTTCTGCTCGGCGCCGGTTCCCGTGGCGTCTCCGTCGAGCATGCCGGTCATCTGCCTGACGGCGGCGTGCTCGGACACTGGCAAAACGGCGGGTCCGGTCGCAGTTCCACTTCACCGATGCCCGTTGTGTAGTCTTCCTGCCGTGTTCGACCAGATCGCGAGAGCGCTGCGGCGGCCCTGGATCAAGGGGCTGCTGTCGACCTTGCTGGTCTGCGCCTTCCTGCTCTGCTCGATTTGCCACGCCGAGAGTCCCTCCGCTAAGGCTTCGCCGGGCCATGGCACGCACACCGCCGCGGAATCCGCTGAGTCTGGAGGAGCGGGGCCGACTGGAGCGCACGAGCACGCCGGAGACCATCACTGCGACGACAGCGATGTGCTACGGGCCGACCACCGCACCGGCGCGGTCAAGCTGCTCATGCTGCTCGCCCTCGGTGCAGCGCTGATTCCTGCGGTGTGGGCCGCCTCGCCGCAGGTGGGCACATGGAGTCGACTTCTCCGGCGGCGCCTGATTCCCCGAAGTGGAACGCAGCTACTGCTCTCCCTCTGCATCATCCGGGTCTAGACCAGCTTCCGGACGGCGCGTCCGTGGCAACGGGGCTCACGCCGTAAGACCCCCTTGCCGCCGCTCCACACATCCGTTCAGGGCACCTCACACCATTCGGAAGTGCCTCCCTTGTGCCCTGGTTCCCCCTGCGGCCGCGGTGCGGTCGGCCGATCACCCGTGAGCCGAGCCGGTCCCGTGCCTTGAGGCCGCGTGTGCCGTCCGCCTTCTC
This sequence is a window from Spinactinospora alkalitolerans. Protein-coding genes within it:
- a CDS encoding vitamin K epoxide reductase family protein; the encoded protein is MTTAAPVQEAPGTAPGAGTGVISRALPWLLAIGGAIGFIAAAALLVEKIRVLGDPDHVPSCSINPVLSCGTVMDTPQAAAFGIPNPLIGVAGFAIVITIGMALLAGARFDRWFWLGLQAGTVFGVGFVHWLIFQSLYRISALCPYCMVVWAVTIPIFWYVTLHNLRTGHVPLPAGLHRPVDALARNHTVVLTVWALVIVAAIAQAFWTYWMTLL
- a CDS encoding cytochrome c oxidase assembly protein, with the protein product MRVSRPIAKVGAHPAFTLSLFIFSLYGIYFTPTFDALMSSVWGHYLMLMHFLITGIIFFGPVLMVDPWPGTKNHLLRIMLMMAGLPFHAFFAIAVMMAPSPIVEFFASPPPSWNVDVIDDQLWAGGLTWVFGDVPTIVVMIALAVLWMRSDDRLARRTDRQAERDGDAELNAYNAYLQRLADRETATQGVGGRSASLAGER
- a CDS encoding ZIP family metal transporter, with product MIGTGSTINPGLGLLLAVGQAPADLPEGFAAQAAFRRAGVALRWRVLAGVGFAVPILLGAALGYLALRGAPEVVTLSVLAFTGGALLSVVIEEMIPEAHEAEQSRLDSFYLTVGFVVFAAVAVYFG
- a CDS encoding pyridoxal-phosphate dependent enzyme, with the translated sequence MQTDTLGEATPETSPGRLLATPTAMAQHTPAGVVGNTPLLWIGEPFCGAGQGFWAKLEGHNPGGVKDRPALYMVERARQRGQLAQKAMIVESTSGTLGLGLALAGITYGHPVALVTDPGMEPLMQRLLTAYGATVHTVTEPHLSGGWQQARRDRVRELLADEPGSYCPDQYNNPDNVGAYTSLAHELIAQMGRIDTLVTSVGTGGHSAGISRALRRFFPDLTVVGVDTVGSTIFGQPAAARLMRGLGSSIHPRNVDYAAFNEVHWVDAAQAVQAARTLAASHYASGGWSVGAVATVARWLARTRPATERIAAVFPDGPQRLLRHRLQRRLLRRTRPARPAGSQRARRDRPSARAHRDPLDPLHRSRRSAPARHRCGHGTGGTAMIETWRRLRGFDLSVKLLMVNQLTINTGFYMLMPYLAFHLTDSVGMAVWAVGLVLGMRNLSQQGMFLVGGSIADRLGYKPAILAGCALRTVGFAALGFADSLLVLLLASAATGFAGALFNPAVRAYLAQDAGDRRVDAFALFNVFYQTGILIGPLIGMALIAVDFSVVASVAAALFLALTVLQARALPARRAPAVQQRAGVLGVLADWRTVVANRGFVVFTIAMAGSYVLNFQVYLAIPLAVQDSVATAGLGSDSGNVTVAALFGVSALVAIVGQVRVTDWAKRRWDAAQALPRGLTVMALAFLPILATPPVAGAVRDSTAPPLAVAALVAAPAMLTVALLSLGTALVYPFEMDTVVRLSGDRLVATHYGLYNTVSGIGITLGNLLVGAGLELDPPISTTVPWFALAALGAVCALSVGLIGRAGGITAATPPTEPATSPAK
- a CDS encoding TVP38/TMEM64 family protein → MRVAVRPGVRAAAFAAWLVTAVVVGVPMPDLAVLRDWITAAGPVAPALYLAGYVAASLVFVPRPLLNAAAGVVFTAWLGVAAALAGGVAAALVQFGLARFLARDFVAARLPSAVVARLDRLTDRHGLLAVIQLRLLPIVPFAAVNHGFGLTRLGVAPFVAGTALGSLPATLALVLLGDTITDPLSPGFLLSAALFVLLLVASRLVGVGARRAERAERLAA